Genomic window (Nitrospira sp.):
GAACACCGAACCGGGATGTTGGTGCGCATCGGATGCCGTTCCCGGCCCGTACTGCACGGTCAACACCGTGGCGACTCTTCCCTGAATATCCGGGAGGCTTTGCGTGATGAGCACCGATGTGGGATCTCCTGCCAGCACGGTCGTCGGGGTCGCGAGAACCAGTGCGACAAGCACCCGGAGGATCGTCCCAGCTGCAGGGCGGTCTGCGGCTGGTGCAATAGTCGTCGTCATATGAAGTCCTCATGTGGTTGAAGGTTGATGTCACGGGAGTTGCCACGCAATCGACCGACAGGATGAGCGCGCAGGCTACTTCGTGCAGCATCCTGTGTCAACAAGGAGCGGGAACAGTGGTCGGGCGATACCGCTCCGGCTGAGAAAGCTGTGGCCCATCCGTCACACCTGCGCAGTGCCTCGTCTGAGCCGCCGTTCTCGATGGCCTTCACCGGTGGCCACGAATGGACGGGACAACTTGGCCTAGGCAAACGGAGCGGTAGCAAAATCAACGAGGACAGCGTACCGCTTCGGGCATCGGCTCTGCATGCAGGAGTAGAGTGGAGTTGTGGTCCTCCCGGCGTCGATCAACAGAGAGGCATCAATATGGTCATCCGACAACAGCCCCGCTTCCAGGTATCCTTCTTCGGGACGCTGGGATATCAGAACCGCCTGCATCAGATTACCAAGTCCTTTGATCTCTCGCGGAACGGCTGCCGACTCGAAAGTCCTTTCGAAGCCTACGCCGGGATGAAAGTCAATCTCCTGCTCTCCCTCCCGGAAGGCGAGTCGCCGATCCTCATCGAACAAGCGGTGGTCCGGTGGTGCGGCGTCCGAGATATGGGCCTCGAATTTCAATCTCTCTCCTCTCCTCACCGCGAGCGTTTGTACCGGACCCTCCGGCGCTTCGAAACCGCCCTCGACCATGAATATCCCTGCCCCCCTTCCACGAGCACCATGTGACCCATTCGAGACTACCCCTACCGGCCGCCGGAGACCGGTCGGTCTGAAAACAGACCGATGGTCATACACGGGAGCAAG
Coding sequences:
- a CDS encoding cupin domain-containing protein, whose protein sequence is MTTTIAPAADRPAAGTILRVLVALVLATPTTVLAGDPTSVLITQSLPDIQGRVATVLTVQYGPGTASDAHQHPGSVFGYVLEGTMVCQLEGEKAVTYSAGQSWYEPPGQAHVVLRNASREASAKILLFILAQEGEALRSPVTLSDSGK
- a CDS encoding PilZ domain-containing protein, encoding MVIRQQPRFQVSFFGTLGYQNRLHQITKSFDLSRNGCRLESPFEAYAGMKVNLLLSLPEGESPILIEQAVVRWCGVRDMGLEFQSLSSPHRERLYRTLRRFETALDHEYPCPPSTSTM